In Bacteroides coprosuis DSM 18011, the following are encoded in one genomic region:
- a CDS encoding 30S ribosomal protein S16 (COGs: COG0228 Ribosomal protein S16~HAMAP: Ribosomal protein S16~InterPro IPR000307~KEGG: bth:BT_1271 30S ribosomal protein S16~PFAM: Ribosomal protein S16~SPTR: 30S ribosomal protein S16;~TIGRFAM: Ribosomal protein S16~IMG reference gene:2504106579~PFAM: Ribosomal protein S16~TIGRFAM: ribosomal protein S16): MATRIRLQRNGRKSYAFYSIIIADSRAPRDGKFIEKIGTYNPNTNPATVDLNFDSAVKWVMNGAQPSDTVRNILSREGVYMKKHLLGGVAKGAFGEAEAEAKFEAWKNKKTSGLEAIKAKEDAAEKAAEKARLDAEIKANEEKAKALAEKKAAEEAEKQAAEEAAKAEAQAEEATEETPEATAE, encoded by the coding sequence ATGGCAACAAGAATTAGATTGCAAAGAAATGGTCGTAAAAGCTATGCTTTTTACTCTATTATCATTGCAGACAGCAGAGCACCACGTGATGGTAAATTTATTGAGAAGATTGGTACATATAATCCAAATACCAATCCTGCTACAGTAGATTTGAATTTCGACAGTGCAGTTAAATGGGTTATGAACGGCGCTCAACCTTCTGACACAGTTCGTAACATTCTATCTCGCGAAGGTGTATATATGAAAAAACACCTACTTGGCGGCGTTGCAAAAGGCGCTTTCGGTGAAGCAGAAGCAGAAGCAAAATTCGAAGCTTGGAAAAACAAGAAAACATCTGGTCTAGAAGCTATCAAAGCTAAAGAAGATGCAGCAGAAAAAGCAGCAGAAAAAGCTCGTTTAGATGCTGAAATCAAAGCTAACGAAGAAAAAGCTAAAGCTTTAGCAGAAAAGAAAGCAGCTGAAGAAGCTGAAAAACAAGCAGCAGAAGAAGCAGCTAAAGCTGAGGCTCAAGCAGAAGAAGCAACAGAAGAAACACCTGAAGCTACTGCTGAATAA
- a CDS encoding Na+/H+ antiporter NhaC (COGs: COG1757 Na+/H+ antiporter~InterPro IPR018461~KEGG: bth:BT_1270 putative Na+/H+ antiporter~PFAM: Na+/H+ antiporter NhaC-like~SPTR: Putative Na+/H+ antiporter;~IMG reference gene:2504106580~PFAM: Na+/H+ antiporter family), whose product MNNFKEQQPLPGWLALSPLLVFLCIYLVTSLIVNDFYKVPITVAFLLSSAYAVLITKGLPIEQRLLQFSKGAANRNIMLMIWIFILAGAFAECAKSMGAIDATVDLTLHILPSNLLLAGIFIAACFISLSIGTSVGTIVALTPVAVGLADKVDIALPFMVAVVVGGSFFGDNLSFISDTTIASTRTQECVMRDKFKVNSMIVIPAAILVLALYVYLGLPIDAPIQIEKIEWIRVIPYFVVLVTALAGVHVVLVLSLGIVTSGLIGIISGQFDFFGWFGAMGDGIMGMGELIIITLLAGGMLELIRFNGGIDYIIHKLTKHINSKRAAELSIAGLVSIANLCTANNTIAIITIGPIAKDIAIKFGLDRRKSASILDTFSCFIQGLIPYGAQLLMAAGLANISPISIVGYLYYPFTMGIIALLAILFRYPKRYS is encoded by the coding sequence ATGAATAATTTTAAAGAGCAGCAACCTCTACCGGGATGGTTAGCACTAAGTCCTTTACTCGTTTTTCTATGCATATACCTTGTTACATCACTTATTGTCAATGACTTCTACAAGGTTCCTATTACTGTAGCCTTCCTGCTTTCATCTGCTTATGCCGTATTGATTACCAAAGGATTACCGATAGAACAAAGATTACTTCAGTTCTCTAAAGGTGCAGCCAATAGGAATATTATGCTGATGATTTGGATTTTTATCCTTGCAGGAGCTTTTGCTGAATGTGCAAAAAGTATGGGTGCAATTGATGCTACTGTAGATCTTACGCTGCATATACTACCCAGTAATTTATTGCTCGCAGGAATATTTATAGCTGCTTGCTTTATATCCTTATCAATAGGCACAAGTGTAGGTACGATTGTTGCCCTAACTCCTGTAGCAGTAGGGTTAGCAGACAAGGTTGATATAGCCTTGCCGTTTATGGTTGCAGTTGTTGTTGGAGGTTCTTTCTTTGGAGATAATTTATCTTTTATCTCAGATACGACGATTGCTTCAACACGAACACAAGAATGCGTAATGCGAGATAAGTTTAAGGTAAACTCAATGATTGTTATTCCTGCAGCTATACTCGTGCTAGCATTATACGTTTATTTAGGACTACCCATAGATGCTCCTATTCAAATCGAAAAGATAGAATGGATTAGAGTAATTCCTTACTTTGTCGTATTAGTAACAGCCCTAGCAGGTGTACATGTTGTACTCGTACTTTCTCTAGGAATTGTTACTTCTGGTTTAATAGGTATTATTTCGGGACAGTTTGATTTTTTTGGATGGTTTGGAGCCATGGGAGATGGAATAATGGGTATGGGCGAGCTTATTATAATTACTCTACTTGCGGGTGGGATGCTTGAGCTTATCCGATTTAATGGAGGGATAGATTATATTATTCACAAACTCACCAAACATATTAACTCTAAAAGAGCTGCAGAGCTAAGCATTGCAGGACTAGTTAGTATTGCTAATCTTTGCACAGCTAATAATACCATTGCTATAATTACTATAGGACCTATCGCCAAAGATATAGCAATTAAATTTGGACTAGATAGACGTAAGAGTGCTAGTATCCTAGATACCTTTTCTTGTTTTATACAGGGATTAATTCCTTATGGTGCACAACTACTTATGGCTGCGGGACTGGCTAATATATCTCCCATAAGTATTGTGGGTTATTTATATTATCCTTTTACGATGGGGATTATTGCTTTACTAGCTATTCTCTTTCGATACCCCAAGAGATACTCCTAA
- a CDS encoding hypothetical protein (KEGG: bfs:BF2698 hypothetical protein~SPTR: Putative uncharacterized protein;~IMG reference gene:2504106581), whose protein sequence is MKNSIRYFLLILFVSYAAGITLFTHSHVINGVTIVHSHPYNKDVPHSHSTVELDLLHLLNHFVSTSLVVVAITQLFIPLFSVTLFSKPIDIRYHVPYFGLAYLRAPPVLFS, encoded by the coding sequence GTGAAAAATAGTATTCGTTATTTTCTGTTGATTCTCTTTGTGAGTTATGCAGCAGGAATAACTCTATTTACCCACTCGCATGTTATTAATGGGGTGACTATTGTTCACTCTCACCCTTATAATAAAGATGTACCACATAGTCACTCTACTGTAGAGCTGGATTTATTGCATTTGTTGAATCATTTTGTTTCAACTTCTCTAGTTGTGGTAGCTATTACCCAACTTTTTATACCTCTTTTTTCTGTCACTTTATTTTCTAAGCCTATTGATATCAGATATCATGTGCCCTATTTTGGGTTGGCTTATCTTCGTGCACCTCCAGTACTATTCTCCTAA
- a CDS encoding TonB-dependent receptor (COGs: COG4771 Outer membrane receptor for ferrienterochelin and colicins~InterPro IPR012910:IPR000531~KEGG: bfr:BF2675 TonB-dependent outer membrane receptor~PFAM: TonB-dependent receptor, beta-barrel; TonB-dependent receptor, plug~SPTR: TonB-dependent outer membrane receptor;~IMG reference gene:2504106582~PFAM: TonB-dependent Receptor Plug Domain; TonB dependent receptor), protein MKFKYLLLLLFLGCSWALHANVEPTEEKKGSDANIVGHVVDKNSKEHLSYITVALKGTTVGTVTDNTGHYFLKNLPQGEFVLEVSSVGYKTVRKNVLLKKGVTLEIDFEIEEDMVALDGVVVSANRSETKRRMAPTLVNVVDFKLFENTNSATLSQGLNFQPGVRVENNCQNCGFQQVRINGLDGPYTQILIDSRPIFSALAGVYGLEQIPANMIERVEVMRGGGSALFGSSAIAGTINIITKEPLRNSGQLSHTLTGIGGTSVFDNNTQLNASLVTDDNKAGLYIFGQNRYRSGYDSDGDGFTELPKLKNQTVGFRSYLKTSLYSKLTFEYHHMEEFRRGGDKLNRPPHEANIAEQLQHSINGGGLKFDYFSPDEKNRVSVFTSAQHTNRDSYYGPGEDPMHAYGKTTDLTYMAGSQYVHSFDKAFFMPSDLTAGIEYNMDRLEDDLWGYERYTKQIVNIGSAFLQNEWKNDKWGILIGGRLDKHSLLKNAVFSPRANLRFNPTEDINIRMSYSAGFRAPQTFDEDLHVDNVGGMVSMIEVDPNLKEEKSHSLSTSVDFYHRVGAFQFNLLAEGFFTKLSDVFVLENKGVNSDNILIKERRNGSGAKVMGMNLEGKMAYLNYLQIQGGMTWQKSRYNKAEKWSETEPAQRRIFRTPDVYGYLTATYTPIKPLSISLSGTYTGPMYVQHLKGVIDKDRIEHTRSFIDVGAKIAYDFKLMTAVTLQLNMGVDNLFNEYQKDFDKGADRDSNYIYGPGMPRSYFAGVKISY, encoded by the coding sequence ATGAAATTTAAATATTTATTGCTACTTCTTTTTTTAGGATGTAGCTGGGCATTGCATGCCAATGTTGAACCAACTGAAGAGAAGAAAGGTTCAGATGCAAATATCGTAGGTCATGTTGTAGATAAAAACTCCAAAGAGCACCTTTCCTATATTACAGTCGCATTGAAAGGAACTACTGTAGGAACAGTAACAGACAACACTGGTCATTACTTTTTGAAGAATTTGCCACAAGGAGAATTTGTCTTAGAGGTTTCCTCCGTAGGTTACAAAACGGTTCGAAAGAATGTGTTACTTAAAAAAGGAGTGACGCTAGAAATTGATTTTGAGATTGAAGAAGATATGGTTGCGCTAGATGGTGTTGTGGTTTCTGCCAATCGTAGTGAAACAAAAAGAAGAATGGCTCCTACATTGGTAAATGTAGTCGATTTTAAGTTGTTTGAAAACACAAACTCTGCTACTTTATCTCAGGGATTAAACTTTCAACCAGGTGTACGTGTTGAAAACAACTGTCAAAATTGTGGTTTTCAGCAAGTGCGTATAAATGGTTTAGATGGTCCTTATACTCAAATACTAATTGATTCTCGCCCTATATTTAGTGCATTAGCTGGTGTATATGGATTAGAGCAAATACCTGCAAATATGATAGAGCGAGTAGAGGTTATGCGTGGAGGTGGCTCTGCTCTTTTTGGTTCGTCAGCAATTGCTGGAACTATAAATATTATTACCAAAGAGCCTTTAAGAAATTCAGGACAACTGAGCCATACTCTTACAGGTATAGGTGGGACATCTGTATTTGATAATAATACTCAGCTAAATGCTTCTTTAGTTACTGATGATAATAAAGCAGGGCTATATATCTTTGGTCAAAATAGATATAGATCGGGTTATGATAGCGATGGAGATGGATTTACTGAATTACCTAAGTTGAAAAATCAAACTGTAGGTTTTCGCTCTTACCTAAAAACAAGTTTATATTCTAAATTGACTTTTGAATATCATCATATGGAAGAGTTTCGTAGAGGAGGTGATAAACTTAATCGTCCTCCACATGAAGCTAATATTGCTGAACAACTTCAACATTCTATTAATGGAGGTGGGTTAAAGTTTGATTATTTTAGTCCTGATGAAAAAAATAGAGTAAGTGTTTTTACCTCTGCACAGCATACTAATAGAGATAGTTACTATGGTCCAGGAGAAGATCCTATGCATGCGTATGGAAAAACTACCGATTTAACCTATATGGCTGGTTCGCAATATGTTCATAGTTTTGACAAAGCTTTTTTTATGCCGTCAGATCTTACTGCTGGGATAGAGTATAATATGGATAGGCTGGAAGATGACTTATGGGGGTATGAACGTTATACAAAACAAATAGTAAATATTGGAAGTGCATTTCTACAAAATGAATGGAAAAATGATAAATGGGGAATATTAATTGGTGGTCGTTTAGATAAGCATAGTCTATTGAAGAATGCTGTGTTTAGTCCACGTGCCAACTTGCGTTTTAACCCTACCGAAGATATCAATATTCGCATGAGCTACTCTGCTGGTTTTAGAGCCCCTCAAACTTTTGATGAAGATCTTCATGTCGATAATGTTGGAGGTATGGTATCTATGATTGAAGTAGACCCTAACCTTAAAGAAGAGAAATCTCATAGTTTAAGTACTTCAGTAGATTTTTATCATAGAGTAGGAGCATTTCAATTTAACTTATTGGCAGAAGGTTTCTTTACTAAACTATCAGATGTCTTTGTTCTTGAAAATAAAGGAGTAAATAGTGATAATATTTTAATTAAAGAGCGTAGAAATGGTTCGGGTGCTAAAGTTATGGGTATGAACTTGGAGGGGAAAATGGCTTACTTAAACTATCTACAGATACAAGGTGGTATGACCTGGCAAAAAAGTAGATATAATAAAGCTGAGAAGTGGAGTGAAACAGAACCTGCACAACGTCGTATCTTTAGAACTCCAGACGTATATGGTTACCTTACAGCTACTTATACTCCAATAAAACCTTTGAGTATTTCGTTATCAGGTACCTATACTGGACCTATGTATGTGCAACATCTTAAAGGTGTAATAGACAAGGATAGAATAGAGCATACGAGAAGTTTTATTGATGTAGGAGCTAAAATAGCTTATGATTTCAAGCTGATGACAGCTGTTACCCTACAATTAAATATGGGTGTTGATAACCTATTTAATGAATATCAAAAAGACTTTGATAAGGGGGCTGACCGTGATTCTAATTATATCTATGGACCAGGGATGCCTAGAAGTTATTTTGCTGGAGTAAAAATCAGCTATTAA
- a CDS encoding putative transmembrane protein (InterPro IPR005242~KEGG: bfs:BF1454 putative transmembrane protein~SPTR: Putative transmembrane protein;~IMG reference gene:2504106583~PFAM: Uncharacterised protein family (UPF0104)), whose translation MNKHIRHLFFLMGLAAIIFMMVGFDLTLSSLFALIKQAGFYFPIVLLLWILIYAINTCSWRQILSSLAGNKVPWNKLYKFTVSGFALNYVTPGGLNGGEPYRILELKEYVGVARATSSTMLYVIVHIGSHLLFWALGAFLFLFYPTPRGYLIVAVVVLITTLIILFLFHKMMHKGMAQLFAFLLIKIPWIGKYIKKFEESHHDVIEKIDNEVRTVYVNHSQNFYKALGLELTARVLGCVEIWLLIVPLMGYSNFILSYFIMAISSLMANILFFMPMQLGGREGGFTLAFTVLGLSPQYGLFVGLLVRIRELVWIAIGILLIQVGRSKNKKG comes from the coding sequence ATGAATAAACATATTAGACACTTGTTTTTTCTAATGGGACTGGCTGCTATTATTTTTATGATGGTTGGCTTTGACTTGACTCTATCTTCCTTGTTTGCACTAATAAAACAAGCGGGTTTTTATTTTCCTATTGTATTGTTACTGTGGATATTGATATATGCTATAAATACTTGTTCCTGGCGACAAATACTGAGTAGTCTTGCCGGGAATAAAGTACCTTGGAATAAACTTTATAAATTTACAGTATCGGGATTTGCTCTAAACTATGTTACTCCAGGAGGCCTAAATGGAGGAGAGCCTTATCGTATTTTAGAACTTAAAGAATATGTAGGTGTGGCACGAGCCACATCTTCAACTATGCTTTATGTGATCGTTCATATAGGTTCACATCTCTTATTTTGGGCTTTAGGAGCGTTCTTGTTCCTTTTCTACCCTACTCCTAGGGGTTATCTCATTGTGGCGGTTGTGGTGCTTATTACAACACTCATCATTCTTTTCTTGTTCCATAAAATGATGCACAAAGGTATGGCTCAATTATTTGCCTTTTTATTAATAAAAATCCCATGGATAGGTAAATACATTAAAAAATTTGAAGAGAGTCACCATGATGTAATTGAGAAGATTGACAATGAAGTACGAACTGTTTATGTAAATCATTCTCAAAACTTTTATAAAGCATTGGGGCTGGAGCTTACTGCAAGAGTTCTAGGATGCGTAGAGATTTGGCTATTGATTGTTCCATTGATGGGATATAGCAATTTTATTCTTTCTTATTTCATTATGGCTATATCATCATTAATGGCTAATATATTATTTTTTATGCCGATGCAATTGGGTGGCAGAGAAGGTGGGTTTACGCTTGCCTTCACAGTATTAGGTTTGTCACCTCAATATGGGTTGTTTGTGGGTTTACTCGTGCGTATAAGAGAGTTAGTCTGGATTGCTATAGGAATACTCTTAATACAAGTGGGTAGGTCAAAAAACAAAAAAGGATAA
- a CDS encoding ribonuclease, Rne/Rng family (COGs: COG1530 Ribonuclease G and E~InterPro IPR003029:IPR019307:IPR022967:IPR004659~KEGG: bfs:BF1566 putative ribonuclease E~PFAM: RNA-binding protein AU-1/Ribonuclease E/G; Ribosomal protein S1, RNA-binding domain~PRIAM: Ribonuclease E~SMART: RNA-binding domain, S1~SPTR: Putative uncharacterized protein;~TIGRFAM: Ribonuclease E/G~IMG reference gene:2504106584~PFAM: Ribonuclease E/G family; S1 RNA binding domain~TIGRFAM: ribonuclease, Rne/Rng family) gives MTSELVVDVQPKEVSLALLEDKSLVELQSEGVNISFSVGNMYLGRVKKLMPGLNACFVDVGYEKDAFLHYLDLGPQFNSLGKYVKQTLSNRKKLPPMSKANMLPDIDKDGSISDVLKVGQEVVVQIAKEPISTKGPRLTSELSFAGRYLVLIPFNDKVSVSQKIKSSKERARLKQLLRSIKPKNFGVIVRTVAEDKRVAELDAELKLLLKRWDESIKKVQRATKFPTLIFEETSRAVALLRDLFNPSFKNIYINDEVVYNEIRDYVKLIAPDKENIVKRYKGQLPIFDNFDITKQIKSSFGKTVSYKRGAYLIIEHTEALHVVDVNSGNRTKNANGQEANAVEVNLGAADEIARQLRLRDMGGIIVIDFIDMNESANRQKIYERMCANMQKDRARHNILPLSKFGLMQITRQRVRPAMDVNTLETCPTCFGKGSIKSSILFTDTLENKIDYLVHKLKKKRFSLHVHPYVAAYINQGVISLKRRWQMKYGFGIKIIPSQKLAFLEYLFYDADGEELDMKEEIETKI, from the coding sequence GTGACAAGCGAATTAGTAGTAGATGTACAACCCAAAGAAGTTTCCTTAGCTCTTTTAGAGGACAAAAGTCTTGTGGAACTTCAAAGTGAAGGAGTTAATATATCCTTTTCTGTTGGGAATATGTACTTAGGTCGCGTTAAGAAATTAATGCCAGGGCTAAATGCCTGCTTTGTCGATGTCGGTTATGAAAAAGATGCTTTTTTACACTATTTAGATTTAGGACCTCAATTTAATTCTCTAGGAAAGTATGTCAAACAAACTTTAAGTAATCGTAAAAAATTACCTCCTATGTCAAAAGCAAATATGCTTCCAGATATAGACAAAGATGGTAGTATTTCTGATGTACTAAAAGTTGGACAAGAAGTAGTTGTTCAGATAGCTAAAGAACCTATTTCCACAAAAGGTCCCAGATTAACATCTGAACTATCTTTTGCAGGTAGATATTTAGTCCTTATCCCTTTCAATGATAAGGTATCTGTTTCTCAAAAAATCAAATCAAGTAAAGAAAGAGCTCGTTTAAAGCAACTTCTTAGAAGTATCAAGCCAAAGAACTTTGGTGTTATTGTACGTACAGTAGCCGAAGATAAAAGAGTGGCTGAATTAGATGCTGAGCTAAAGCTTTTATTAAAACGCTGGGATGAATCTATTAAAAAAGTTCAGCGTGCAACAAAGTTTCCTACTTTGATTTTCGAAGAAACAAGTAGAGCTGTAGCTCTATTAAGAGATTTATTTAACCCTTCATTCAAAAATATATATATTAATGATGAAGTGGTGTACAACGAAATTAGAGACTATGTTAAACTTATCGCTCCTGATAAAGAAAACATAGTTAAGCGTTACAAAGGGCAACTGCCAATATTTGACAACTTTGACATTACCAAACAAATTAAATCTTCGTTTGGTAAAACTGTTTCATATAAACGTGGAGCTTATCTCATTATCGAACACACTGAAGCACTACATGTTGTAGATGTCAATAGTGGAAATCGAACCAAAAATGCTAATGGTCAAGAAGCCAATGCAGTGGAAGTGAACCTAGGAGCAGCAGATGAGATTGCACGTCAATTACGCCTAAGGGATATGGGTGGAATTATTGTCATTGACTTCATTGATATGAATGAATCAGCCAATAGACAAAAGATATATGAAAGAATGTGTGCTAATATGCAAAAAGATAGAGCACGTCATAATATCCTACCTTTAAGCAAATTTGGGTTAATGCAAATAACCCGCCAAAGAGTTCGTCCAGCCATGGATGTTAACACACTAGAAACCTGCCCAACCTGCTTTGGAAAAGGAAGTATCAAATCTTCCATTTTGTTTACGGACACACTAGAGAATAAAATTGATTACTTAGTCCACAAATTAAAGAAAAAGCGATTTTCATTACACGTCCATCCGTATGTAGCGGCCTATATCAATCAAGGTGTCATTTCTCTTAAGAGAAGATGGCAAATGAAATACGGATTTGGCATCAAAATCATACCGAGTCAGAAATTAGCATTTTTAGAATATTTGTTTTATGATGCTGATGGAGAAGAATTGGATATGAAAGAAGAAATAGAAACTAAGATTTAA
- a CDS encoding histone family protein DNA-binding protein (COGs: COG0776 Bacterial nucleoid DNA-binding protein~InterPro IPR000119~KEGG: bth:BT_1499 DNA-binding protein HU~PFAM: Histone-like bacterial DNA-binding protein~SMART: Histone-like bacterial DNA-binding protein~SPTR: Putative uncharacterized protein;~IMG reference gene:2504106585~PFAM: Bacterial DNA-binding protein): MTKADIVNEITKKTGIDKVTALNTIEAFMDVVKDSLVNDENVYLRGFGSFIVKKRAQKTARNISKNTTIIIPEHNIPAFKPSKTFTEAVKKHNK; this comes from the coding sequence ATGACAAAAGCGGATATTGTAAACGAGATTACTAAAAAGACTGGAATTGATAAAGTTACAGCTTTAAATACCATTGAGGCATTCATGGATGTTGTAAAAGATTCGTTAGTTAACGATGAAAATGTGTACCTTCGTGGTTTTGGAAGCTTTATTGTGAAAAAAAGAGCGCAAAAAACAGCAAGAAATATCTCAAAGAATACGACTATTATTATTCCTGAGCATAACATTCCTGCATTCAAGCCTTCTAAAACTTTTACTGAAGCTGTAAAAAAACATAATAAATAA
- a CDS encoding A/G-specific adenine glycosylase (COGs: COG1194 A/G-specific DNA glycosylase~InterPro IPR003265:IPR003651:IPR005760~KEGG: bfs:BF1569 putative A/G-specific adenine glycosylase~PFAM: HhH-GPD domain; Endonuclease III-like, iron-sulphur cluster loop motif~SMART: HhH-GPD domain~SPTR: A/G-specific adenine glycosylase;~TIGRFAM: A/G-specific adenine glycosylase MutY, bacterial form~IMG reference gene:2504106586~PFAM: HhH-GPD superfamily base excision DNA repair protein; Iron-sulfur binding domain of endonuclease III; Helix-hairpin-helix motif~TIGRFAM: A/G-specific adenine glycosylase) yields the protein MEFFGKEIEKWFDEYGRDLPWRKTKDPYLIWISEVILQQTRVVQGFDYYMKFKTRFPNVEALASAEEDEVLKYWQGLGYYSRARNLHAAAKSIQGDFPSTYKEVLALKGVGAYTAAAICSFAYDMPYAVVDGNVYRVLSRYLGISTPIDSSLGKKEFSDIAQELLDKNNPAKYNQAIMDFGAIQCVPKNPACEDCPLVDSCYAYAHQMVSDLPVKKGMVKVRDRYLNFFYIVQGDYTYIEKRVGKDIWQNLYQLPLIESDRSLPLIELLEKYKTSDIFLKMSRPSIKLIVDDYKHILSHQHLHTTFYQIEVDDNYQLADGYLKIKRADLDEYAIPRLIHLFLEKYIVFE from the coding sequence TTGGAATTTTTTGGAAAAGAGATAGAAAAGTGGTTTGATGAATATGGTCGAGATCTGCCTTGGCGTAAGACAAAAGACCCTTATTTAATATGGATATCAGAAGTTATTTTACAGCAGACTAGAGTTGTACAAGGCTTTGATTATTATATGAAATTTAAAACGAGGTTCCCTAATGTTGAGGCTTTGGCTTCTGCAGAAGAAGATGAGGTTTTAAAATACTGGCAAGGTTTAGGCTATTATTCTCGTGCACGAAATCTGCATGCTGCTGCTAAGAGTATTCAAGGTGATTTCCCTTCTACATATAAAGAAGTATTAGCGCTGAAAGGGGTAGGTGCGTATACAGCAGCTGCTATCTGTTCATTTGCTTATGATATGCCTTATGCTGTTGTTGATGGTAATGTATATCGAGTCTTGTCTCGATACTTAGGAATTAGTACTCCAATAGATAGCTCTTTAGGTAAAAAAGAATTCTCTGATATTGCTCAAGAATTGCTTGATAAGAATAATCCTGCTAAATACAATCAGGCTATTATGGATTTTGGAGCTATTCAATGTGTGCCTAAAAATCCAGCTTGTGAAGATTGCCCTTTAGTGGATTCTTGTTATGCGTATGCTCATCAAATGGTGAGTGATTTACCTGTTAAGAAAGGAATGGTAAAAGTACGTGATAGATATCTAAACTTTTTTTATATTGTACAAGGAGATTATACTTATATTGAGAAAAGAGTTGGAAAAGATATCTGGCAAAATTTATATCAGCTTCCTTTAATTGAATCCGATCGCTCTTTACCTTTAATTGAATTGTTAGAGAAGTATAAAACGTCAGATATTTTCCTAAAGATGTCTCGTCCTAGTATTAAATTGATTGTGGACGACTATAAACATATATTGTCACATCAGCATTTACATACTACTTTTTATCAAATAGAAGTAGATGATAATTATCAATTAGCAGATGGTTATCTTAAAATAAAACGTGCTGATTTAGATGAATATGCAATTCCTAGGTTAATTCACCTCTTTTTGGAAAAATACATAGTATTTGAATGA